TCGGACGACAATCCCGTCGTGGTCGAAGGCCGGGTGATGACGTCGGGGGGCTCGCTGCCGCTCGATGTGACGATCCTGCTCGAATCGGCAGCACTCTGCATGGCGCATGCGGCGCGCAACGCCTTCAACCGCTGCGTCATTCTCGGCAACGGCCAGCGGCGCGACCTGCCGGTTAATCTCGTGCCGCCGGGGCGGATCGCCACCGGTTTCGGGCCGATCATCAAACTTGCCGGCGAGATTTTCTCGCGCGTGCTGTCGATGTCCAATCCCGTGTCGGCCCAGTCGCTGGTCGTCGCAGCCGGGCTGGAGGACGAGGCAGCCTTCCTGCCGCTCGTCATCGAACGCTTCGACCGGCAGATGCGGGCGCTGAAGCGCCTCGCAGCCCTCGAGGCGCTACTGTCTGCCCAGGCGATCGATATTCTCGGCGATGAACCGAAGGGTGTCGCCGCCATGCTCTACGCGGTCGTGCGCAAACATGCGGATTTCTATACGGTCGACCGGCCGCTTTCGGCTGAAGTGGAGGCGATCGAGGAGGAACTTGGTTCGGACGAATTCGTTACGAAGCTGACCGAGCAGGTTCCGATCGCCTCCTTCGACGATTTCTTCGCCCTCGGCTCGCTGGAGCGCATCGAGGAACGGCTGACCCATCACGAGCCGGCAGCAGTCTGATTTCCAGTTACGGAGGAAGCAGCATGGACTTCGATCTCGTTCTGCAGGGCACAGTGGTGCTGCCGGACCGCATTGTCGAAGAGGGCTATGTCGCCGTGCGCGACGGCAAAATCGCCGAGGTCGGCCTCGGCGTACCGCCGGCGGGCCGCGAACGGCATCTGCTCGGAAAAGCGCTGATCCTGCCCGGTGCGATCGACGCGCAGGTGCATTCGCTTTCCCAGAAAGACCAGGAGGATTTCATCTGGTCGACGCGCTCGGCGGCGGCCGGCGGGGTGACTGTCATTGTCGACATGCCCTATGACGAAGGCAATCTCGTCTGCTCGGCAGCGGCGGTGAAGCGGAAGATCGGCCATGCCGGTCCGCAGGCGCGGGTCGATTTCGCGCTTTACGGCACCGTCGATCCGGAAGAAGGCCCGGCGCGCATCCGTGAAATGGTGGAGGCAGGCGTTGCGGCCTTCAAGTTTTCGACCTTCGGCACCGACCCCAAGCGCTTTCCGCGCATTCCGCCGGCCCTGCTCGACGCCTGCTTTGCGGCAATCGCGCCGACGGGACTGACGGTGGGCGTGCACAATGAAGACGACGAGGCGGTGCGCACTTACATGGAACAGGTGAAGGCGAGCGGCATCACGGACTGGCGGGCGCACGGCCTGTCGCGGCCGCCGATCACCGAACTGCTGGCGATGCATACGATCTTCGAGACCGGCGCCAATACCGGCTGCCCGGCGCATGTGGTGCACTGCTCGCTCGGGCGCGGCTACGATATCGCGCGCGCCTATCGCCGCGATGGCTTTGCGGCAACGGTCGAATGCTGCATCCACTACCTGACGCTCGACGAGGAAAACGACGTGAAGCGCCTCGGCGGCAAGGCGAAGATCAATCCGCCTGTGCGGCCGCGCGCCGAGGTGGAGAGGCTCTGGCGGAAGGTGGCGGAGGGTGACGTCTGGCTGGTCTCGACCGATCACGTCAGCTGGTCGGAAAACCGCAAGACCAATCCCGACATGCTCGCCAACGCCTCGGGCGTTCCCGGCCTCGAGGTGATGGTGCCGCTTTTCGTCAAAGGTGCCGTGGAACGCGGCATTCCGCTGACATGGGCCGCCAGGCTGATGGCAGAGAACCCGGCGAAGCATTTCCGGCTCGACCATATCAAGGGCGCGCTGACCCCGGGCAAGGATGCCGATATCGTCGTGCTGGAGCCGCGCGACAGTGTCTATGATGCCGCAGCCAGCGGCAACAACGTCGTCGGCTGGAGCCCCTATAACGGCATCCGCCTGCCCTGGACCGTTTCCGCCACCTATCTCAGGGGCGAAAAGATCGCCGAGGGCGCGAAGGTGCTGGCCAAGCCCGGCAATGGGCGCTTCGTGCGACCGCTGCCGCGCCAGGTCATTGCGGGAGCTGAAGCATGAGCCGCAATCTTCCCGTCAATGCCAGCCAGATCGCTGAAGATATCGAGACGCTGGCCGGGATCACCGAGCCGGGGCATCCCTGGACACGGCGGGCTTTCTCGCCGCTCTTTCTCGATGGCCGGGCCTATATCGAGGTACGGATGAAGGCGGCGGGGCTGGAAACGCGGATCGATGCCGCCGGCAATCTGATCGGACGACGGACAGGCCGGAAACCGTGGCTCGGCACGATCATGGTCGGCTCGCATTCCGACACGGTGCCGGACGGCGGCCGCTTTGACGGCATTGCCGGGGTCATCTCGGCGCTGGAGGTGGCGCGGGCGTTGCGCGACCAGGACATCGAGCTCGATCACGATCTCGAAATCGTCGATTTTCTTGCCGAAGAGGTCAGCATCTTCGGCGTGTCCTGTATCGGCAGCCGCGGCATGACCGGCCAACTGCCGGAGGCCTGGCTTTCGCGCGTCAGCGACGGGCGCGACCTGGCCGAGGGCATCGCTCAGGTCGGTGGCAGACCCGATGTGCTGATGCAGCAGAACAGGCCCGATATAGCAGGTTTTCTCGAGCTTCATATCGAACAAGGTCCGGTGCTCGAAGCCGAAAAGCAGGATATCGGCATCGTCACCGCGATATCAGGCATCACCCGCATCGAGATCACCGTCGAAGGGCGGGCCGACCATGCCGGCACGACGCCGATGGACCGGCGGGCGGATGCGCTGGTGGCGGCGTCACAGCTGGTGCTCGACATCCGCAACGCCGCTGCAGAGCTTGCCAAAACACCGGGCCATTTTGCAGCAACGGTCGGCGAATTCCGCATCGAGCCTAATGCCGCCAATGTCGTGCCGTCAAAGGTGGTGCTGCTGATCGATGGACGCGCGGAAATCCGCGCCGACATGGAGGCATTCTGCCGCTGGCTCGACGGCCATGTCGAAAAGCTGGCAGGGGCCTACAGCGTGACGATCAAGGCGCCGAACCGGATTTCCGACAATCTGCCGACGCCTGGCGATGCCGGGCTGCTGTCGACGTTGGAGGCTGCCTGCGAGCGGGTCGGCGCGAAGCACAGGCGAATGGCCTCCGGCGCGGGGCACGATACGGCCTGGATCGCCAAGGTGGCACCGGCAGCGATGATCTTCGTGCCCTGCCGGGAAGGCCGCAGCCATTCGGCCGACGAGTGGGCTGACAATGACGATATCGCGCTCGGCGCCGCCGTGCTTTTCGAAGCGGTGCGCGAAATGGACAAGAGCTTGAATCAGGAGAAGGCGAATGGGACGCATACTGGTTGAGAAGGACGTGGAAGCCGCCGTCAAAGGCGGCTCCGTCTATGCCGCCGGCGGCGGCGGCTGGGCCGATCACGGGCGGATGCTTGGGCTTGCCGCTGTCAATGTCGGCAAGCCGGAGCTGGTCTCGATCGACGAGCTGAAGGACGAGGAGTGGATCGCAACCGCGGCCGCGATCGGCGCACCGGCCTCCACAACCCCCTGGGAAATGCAGGGCATCGACTATGTGAAGGCGGTGCAATTGCTGCAGGAGACGCTGGGCGAAAGGCTGTCCGGGCTGATCATCGGCCAGAACGGCAAGTCCTCGACGCTGAACGGCTGGCTGCCATCGGCGATCCTCGGCACCAAGGTGGTCGACGCCGTCGGCGATATCCGCGCACATCCGACGGGCGACATGGGCTCGATCGGCATGGCCGGATCGCCCGAGCCGATGATCCAGACCGCTGTCGGCGGCAATCGGGCCGAAAACCGTTATATCGAACTGGTGGTGAAGGGTGCGACGGCGAAGATCTCGCCGGTGCTGCGGGCTGCGGCCGACCAATCCGGCGGCTTCATCGCCAGCTGCCGCAATCCGCTCCGAGCCTCCTATGTCCGCACCCATGCGGCGCTCGGCGGCATCTCGATGGCGCTTGCGCTCGGCGAAGCGATCATCGCGGCGGAGAAGCGCGGCGGATCTGCCGTCATCGACGCGATCTGCAAGACGACGGGTGGCCATATCCTTGCCGAAGGCGTCATCACCCGCAAGGACGTCGTCTACACCAAGGAAGCCTTCGACATCGGCACGATCATCGTCGGCTCGGGCGGAACATCGGTGACGCTGCATGTGATGAACGAATATATGGCGGTGGACGACGCGGGTGGCGGGCGGCTAGCGACTTTCCCCGCCGTCATCACCACGCTTTCACCGGAGGGCGAGCCGCTTAGCGTCGGCCAGCTACAGGAGGGCATGCATGTCTTCATCCTGCATGTGCCGATGGAGATCATTCCGCTGTCGGCAAGCGTGCTCGATCCGACCGTCTATCCCGTCGTCGAAAAGGCGATGGGGATCGAGATCGCACGTTATGCACTGGCGACGAAGGCCTGAGCCCGTGGCGCGCGATCCCGGCCTCGAAGAACTGATGCGTGAGGAACTCGGCGATCGGCCGGGCCTTGCCGAAAAATCCATGTTCGGCGGCTGGGCCTTCATGCTGAATGGCAATCTTCTCTGCTGCGCGCGCCATGACGGCATGCTGATCCGCCTCGGCAAGGGCGATGACGGCTGGGCGCTGGCTCTGCCGGGCGTGATCCAGATGCTGTCGGGCGAGCGGGTGATGCATGGCTGGGTGCGCGGCAATGCCGAAGTTTACGGCGACGATGCTCTGAGACGGCGTCTGCTCGATGCAGCACTTGCCTATGTGGAATCGCTGCCGAGCAAATAGAAAAACGAGGAACCCACGATGCCGAAGGCCAATCCACGTCATCCGAAATTTCCGATTCCCGGCGGGCCGGAACTGCGGGCCAAAGGCTGGCGGCAGGAGGCGCTGCTGCGGCTGCTCGAAAACGTGCTCTCCGTCGGTGAGGATCCCGACAATCTGATCGTCTATGCCGCGCTCGGCAAGGCGGCCCGCAACTGGGCGGCGCACAGAGGCATCGTCAAGGCGCTGACCGAGATGGAAGAGAACCAGACGCTGCTCATCCAGTCCGGCAAGCCGATCGGGCTCGTTCGAACGCATGCCAAGGCGCCGCTCGTCATCATGGCGAACTGCAATATTGTCGGGCAATGGGCAAAGGCCGAAGTGTTCTACGAGCTGCAGCGCAATGGACTGATCTGCTGGGGCGGGCTGACGGCCGGCGCCTGGCAATATATCGGCAGCCAAGGCGTCATCCAGGGCACGTACGAGATCTTCATGCGCATTGCCGAGCGGCGCTTCGGCGGCGATCTCCTCGGCCGGTTCGTGCTAACGGCCGGTCTTGGCGGCATGGGCGGAGCGCAGCCGCTCGCCGGCCGCATGGCGGGGGCTGCGATCCTCTGTGTCGACATCGATCCGGAGCGTGCCCGCAAGCGCCAGCAGATCGGTTATCTCCAGGAAATCGCGCCCGATCTCGACACCGCCCTTCAGATGATCGATGCGGCGGTGAAGGATAAGCGGGCGCTTTCCGTCGGGCTCGTCGGCAATGCGGCGGAAGTCTATCCCGAGATCGCCCGGCGCGGCATCGTGCCCGATATCGTCACCGACCAGACCTCGGCGCATGACCTCGTCTATGGCTACGTGCCGAAAGGCATGAACCTCGCTCAGGTCAAGGGCCTGCGCGACGATGGCCAGGGGCAATTGATGGCGGCAAGCCGCGCCTCGATCGTCGACCATGTGACGGCGATGCTGGAATTCCAGAAACGTGGCTCGGAAGTCTTCGATAATGGCAACCTGATCCGCACGCAGGCCAAGGAGGGCGGCGTTGCCAATGCCTTCGACATTCCGATCTTCACCGAAGCCTATCTCAGGCCGCTGTTTGCCCGGGCGATTGGCCCATTCCGCTGGATGGCGCTATCGGGCGAGGAGAGCGATATCGCCCGGATTGACGACCTGCTGCTCGAGATGTTCCCCGACAACAAGATCATAACCAACTGGATCCGGCTGGCGCGCGAGCATGTGCCCTTCGAAGGGCTGCCGGCCCGCATCGCCTGGCTCGGCCACGGCGAACGCACGGCACTCGCAAGGCGCGTCAACGCGCTGGTTGCGAGCGGCGAACTCAAAGGCCCGGTCGCCTTCTCCCGCGACCATCTCGACGCCGGCGCCATGGCGCATCCGAATATCATGACTGAGGGGATGAAGGACGGCTCGGATGCGATCGCCGACTGGCCGCTGATCGATGCGATGATGCTCTGCTCGTCGATGGCCGATCTGGTCGTCATCCATTCCGGCGGCGGCGGTTATGCGGGCTATATGACGAGCTGCGGCGTCACCGTCATCGCCGACGGCACGGATGCCGCAGACGAACGGCTCGACCATGCACTGACCAACGATACGGCGCTTGGCGTCATGCGTTACGCCGATGCCGGTTATGAGGAGGCGCTGGACGAGGTGGCGAAGAAGGATGTGCCCTATATCCGGCTTGGTTGATCAAAAATTGCTGTATATCGTTGTCACATCTCATCGGGAGTCATGACATGGAAACAGCAAAGATCTTCTGGTCGGGGTGTTCTCAAGCCGTCCTGCTCCCCAAGGAATTCCGTTTCGACGGCGACAGCGTCGCCATTCGACGGCAGGGGCGTGCGATCATTATCGAGCCGATTTCCGATGATTGGGACTGGCTTGCCGACCTGGCCGGTCCGGTCGATGCCGATTTTGCAACAGCGGTGGAAGAACAGCCTGCTGGGCAGGAGTGATCCAAACTGGACTTCTTCAAATGAAGTAGCTGGTTGACGCGAGTGCCGTCATTCCAATGATGAAGGGCAACGATCGTCTCGTCGCAAAACTGGGCAAACACCCGCAAATCTTCGACGGATCGGCTGGAGCCGAGCAGCGCGTCAGGCAATCAGATTGGAGACTTCGATGAGGTTGCCGTCAGGATCTCTGAAATAGACCGAGCGCAGACGTCCTGTCGCACCAGTGCGTTCGACCGGACCCTCTTCGATCGCAACGTCCGCGGCCTGTAGATCAGCAATGACATCGGCAAGCGGTGTCTCGGCGATGAAGCAGAGGTCGCCGGAGCCGGGTGTGGGGTGTCTCGCCTTGGGATCGAATTCGTGGCCGGCCTGGTGCAGGTTGATCTTCTGCCTGCCGAATTTCAGCGCCTTGCGGCCTTCCGCAAAGGTTTCGACCGACATGCCGAGGATGCGGGAATAAAAATCGCAGGTGGTGGCGATATCGGCGACGGTCAGCACGAGATGGTCAAGACGGTCTATGCGGATCATGCTTTTCTCCCCGCGAATTGCTGGGCAAAACAGGCGGAGACAAAGGCCAGCGCCAGCATGGCAAGCGTGAAGATAACGACCGCGGCCCAGCCTTCAACCGCGAAGAACCAGCCGCCCGCCGAACCCATGAGGCTGGAGCCGACATAATAGGCGAGCATATAGAGCGATGAGGCGTGCCCCTTGGTGCCATGCGCCAGCTTGCCGACAAGGCCGCTGGCGATGGAATGGCTCATGAAGAAGCCGGTCGTGAGCACTGTTATACCGAGGATGATGACCGGGAGCGAGGCCGCGAGCGTCAGCGCGCTGCCGGCGGCGGTGAGTACCAGACCGAAGAGAAGCACGGAAAAGTGCCCGATCCGGTCTCCGAGCAGACCGCCGATCGAAGAGGCGCCGATGCCGAAGAGATAGACGGTGAAGATCAGCCCGAGTTCGGTCTGGTTGAGGTCGTAAGGCGACGCCACCAGGCGGAAACCGGCATAATTGTAGATCGTCACGAAGGAGCCCATCGCCAGGAAGGCGATGGCGAAGATGAAAGGCAGCGCTGGATTGGTGAGATGGCCGAGCCAGGCTTTTGCATGAAAGCGCGGATCGAAGCCCGGCCGGCGGACGAAATTGCGTGATGGCGGCAGGAGGGTGATGAAGCCGATCGCGGCGGCAAGGCCGATGGCGCCGATGATGAAGAGCGCCGGACGCCAGGTGAGATATTCGGCGAAGATGCCGGTCAACACACGGCCGGACATGCCGCCGAAGGCCGTGCCGCCGACATAGAGGCCCATGGTAGCGCCAAGGCCGCGCGGATCGATTTCCTCGGCGAGATAGGCCATGGCGACGGCCGGCACGCCGCCGAGAACGAGGCCCTGCAGGGCGCGGATGACGAGCAGAAGGTGCCAGTTCGGGGCAAAGGCCGTGGCGATGGTCAGCAATGCCGCGCCGACCAGCGATATCGACATCAGGCTGCGGCGGCCAAGGCCTTCCGAGACGGCAGCCGCACAGACGATGGCGACCGCGAGGAAACCGGTGGAGAGCGAGAGGGACAGCGAGCTTTCGGCCGGACTGACGGAGAATTGCTGCGAGAAGATCGGCAGCAGCGGCTGGACGCAATAGAGTAGCGAGAAGGTGGAGAATCCGGACAGGAAGAGTGCCAGGCTGGCGCGGCGATAGGCGCCGGTGCCACGGGTCAGGTAGTGCTTCTGCCCTAGGATCGCGGTTGTCTCGGCGGTCTTCGCGGCATGCGCTGACGTCGGCATATCTTCATCCTTCCGACCTCCGATCTAGTCAACGCCGCTCCATTTGTCCAATATATGGGACTGGCGATTTCGATAGGTTTTGGAGATGGCGATGGAGCTGCGGCATTTGAGATATTTTCTCGCGGTGGCAGAAGAAGGCAATTTCACCCGTGCCGCCGGCAAGCTCGGCATCGGGCAGCCACCGCTCAGCCAGCAGATCCGCGACCTGGAAAGGGAAGTGGGCGCGGCGCTGTTTCATCGCGTCCCGCACGGCGCCGAATTGACGGCGGCGGGCGCGGCCTTCCTCGGCGAAGCAAAGGCTTCGCTGGCGGCTGCGGAAAAGGCGAAGCTTGCGGCGCAAAGCGCCAATCGCGGCGAGACCGGCCGGCTGTCGCTCGGTTTCACCGCTTCCTCCGCCTTCAATCCCGTGGTCAGCACGACGATCCGCCGGTTTCGCGCGCGCTGGCCGGAGGTGCAGCTGTCGCTGACGGAAATGAATACGCTGGCGCTGATGCAGAAGCTGGAACGCGGCGAGCTCGACGCCACCTTCATGCGTCCCAGCCTGGACGATCCCGCCGGCATCCGGCTGCGGCGACTGCCGGATGAGCCGATGGTGATCGCCCTGCCCGCCAGCCATCCCTTGACGCGGCACCCCAGCCTGCCGCTTGCGGCGCTGGCGGACGAACCCTTCATCCTCTTTCCCCGGCTCGTGGGCTTGAGCCTTTACGACGATGTCGTGCTTGCCTGCCGCAAGGCGGGATTCGAGCTGACCGTGGCGCAGGAGGCGCCGCAGATTTCCTCGGTCGTCAATCTGGTGGCGGCCGATCTCGGCGTCTCGATCGTGCCGGCCTCGATTTCGCAGATCAAGCTCGAAGGTGTGGCCTACCGGCCGATCGAGGGACCGCCGGCCGTGGCGCGCCTGGCGCTGGCAATGCTGAAAACACATCGCTCGCCGGTCACCGAGAACCTGATCAGCCTGCTGAGTACATGAATTAACCCGCCGGATCCCAATAGGGCGGATCGCCGAAGCTCTTCTTCAGATGATCGGCGATGGCGCGAAGCTTGGCGGAGGGATTGCGGCCTTCGGGATGGGCCATGTAGATGAATTCGGCCTCCGGCCTGTGGCCGACATCGATTTCGGCAAGCCGGCCCTCGCGGATGGCGGGGCCGGCGATGAAGGCG
The nucleotide sequence above comes from Rhizobium indicum. Encoded proteins:
- a CDS encoding MFS transporter, with the translated sequence MPTSAHAAKTAETTAILGQKHYLTRGTGAYRRASLALFLSGFSTFSLLYCVQPLLPIFSQQFSVSPAESSLSLSLSTGFLAVAIVCAAAVSEGLGRRSLMSISLVGAALLTIATAFAPNWHLLLVIRALQGLVLGGVPAVAMAYLAEEIDPRGLGATMGLYVGGTAFGGMSGRVLTGIFAEYLTWRPALFIIGAIGLAAAIGFITLLPPSRNFVRRPGFDPRFHAKAWLGHLTNPALPFIFAIAFLAMGSFVTIYNYAGFRLVASPYDLNQTELGLIFTVYLFGIGASSIGGLLGDRIGHFSVLLFGLVLTAAGSALTLAASLPVIILGITVLTTGFFMSHSIASGLVGKLAHGTKGHASSLYMLAYYVGSSLMGSAGGWFFAVEGWAAVVIFTLAMLALAFVSACFAQQFAGRKA
- a CDS encoding antitoxin is translated as METAKIFWSGCSQAVLLPKEFRFDGDSVAIRRQGRAIIIEPISDDWDWLADLAGPVDADFATAVEEQPAGQE
- a CDS encoding DUF917 domain-containing protein, coding for MGRILVEKDVEAAVKGGSVYAAGGGGWADHGRMLGLAAVNVGKPELVSIDELKDEEWIATAAAIGAPASTTPWEMQGIDYVKAVQLLQETLGERLSGLIIGQNGKSSTLNGWLPSAILGTKVVDAVGDIRAHPTGDMGSIGMAGSPEPMIQTAVGGNRAENRYIELVVKGATAKISPVLRAAADQSGGFIASCRNPLRASYVRTHAALGGISMALALGEAIIAAEKRGGSAVIDAICKTTGGHILAEGVITRKDVVYTKEAFDIGTIIVGSGGTSVTLHVMNEYMAVDDAGGGRLATFPAVITTLSPEGEPLSVGQLQEGMHVFILHVPMEIIPLSASVLDPTVYPVVEKAMGIEIARYALATKA
- a CDS encoding TfoX/Sxy family protein, translated to MARDPGLEELMREELGDRPGLAEKSMFGGWAFMLNGNLLCCARHDGMLIRLGKGDDGWALALPGVIQMLSGERVMHGWVRGNAEVYGDDALRRRLLDAALAYVESLPSK
- a CDS encoding urocanate hydratase — encoded protein: MPKANPRHPKFPIPGGPELRAKGWRQEALLRLLENVLSVGEDPDNLIVYAALGKAARNWAAHRGIVKALTEMEENQTLLIQSGKPIGLVRTHAKAPLVIMANCNIVGQWAKAEVFYELQRNGLICWGGLTAGAWQYIGSQGVIQGTYEIFMRIAERRFGGDLLGRFVLTAGLGGMGGAQPLAGRMAGAAILCVDIDPERARKRQQIGYLQEIAPDLDTALQMIDAAVKDKRALSVGLVGNAAEVYPEIARRGIVPDIVTDQTSAHDLVYGYVPKGMNLAQVKGLRDDGQGQLMAASRASIVDHVTAMLEFQKRGSEVFDNGNLIRTQAKEGGVANAFDIPIFTEAYLRPLFARAIGPFRWMALSGEESDIARIDDLLLEMFPDNKIITNWIRLAREHVPFEGLPARIAWLGHGERTALARRVNALVASGELKGPVAFSRDHLDAGAMAHPNIMTEGMKDGSDAIADWPLIDAMMLCSSMADLVVIHSGGGGYAGYMTSCGVTVIADGTDAADERLDHALTNDTALGVMRYADAGYEEALDEVAKKDVPYIRLG
- a CDS encoding VOC family protein: MIRIDRLDHLVLTVADIATTCDFYSRILGMSVETFAEGRKALKFGRQKINLHQAGHEFDPKARHPTPGSGDLCFIAETPLADVIADLQAADVAIEEGPVERTGATGRLRSVYFRDPDGNLIEVSNLIA
- a CDS encoding LysR family transcriptional regulator, which codes for MELRHLRYFLAVAEEGNFTRAAGKLGIGQPPLSQQIRDLEREVGAALFHRVPHGAELTAAGAAFLGEAKASLAAAEKAKLAAQSANRGETGRLSLGFTASSAFNPVVSTTIRRFRARWPEVQLSLTEMNTLALMQKLERGELDATFMRPSLDDPAGIRLRRLPDEPMVIALPASHPLTRHPSLPLAALADEPFILFPRLVGLSLYDDVVLACRKAGFELTVAQEAPQISSVVNLVAADLGVSIVPASISQIKLEGVAYRPIEGPPAVARLALAMLKTHRSPVTENLISLLST
- a CDS encoding dihydroorotase, which gives rise to MDFDLVLQGTVVLPDRIVEEGYVAVRDGKIAEVGLGVPPAGRERHLLGKALILPGAIDAQVHSLSQKDQEDFIWSTRSAAAGGVTVIVDMPYDEGNLVCSAAAVKRKIGHAGPQARVDFALYGTVDPEEGPARIREMVEAGVAAFKFSTFGTDPKRFPRIPPALLDACFAAIAPTGLTVGVHNEDDEAVRTYMEQVKASGITDWRAHGLSRPPITELLAMHTIFETGANTGCPAHVVHCSLGRGYDIARAYRRDGFAATVECCIHYLTLDEENDVKRLGGKAKINPPVRPRAEVERLWRKVAEGDVWLVSTDHVSWSENRKTNPDMLANASGVPGLEVMVPLFVKGAVERGIPLTWAARLMAENPAKHFRLDHIKGALTPGKDADIVVLEPRDSVYDAAASGNNVVGWSPYNGIRLPWTVSATYLRGEKIAEGAKVLAKPGNGRFVRPLPRQVIAGAEA
- a CDS encoding Zn-dependent hydrolase; the protein is MSRNLPVNASQIAEDIETLAGITEPGHPWTRRAFSPLFLDGRAYIEVRMKAAGLETRIDAAGNLIGRRTGRKPWLGTIMVGSHSDTVPDGGRFDGIAGVISALEVARALRDQDIELDHDLEIVDFLAEEVSIFGVSCIGSRGMTGQLPEAWLSRVSDGRDLAEGIAQVGGRPDVLMQQNRPDIAGFLELHIEQGPVLEAEKQDIGIVTAISGITRIEITVEGRADHAGTTPMDRRADALVAASQLVLDIRNAAAELAKTPGHFAATVGEFRIEPNAANVVPSKVVLLIDGRAEIRADMEAFCRWLDGHVEKLAGAYSVTIKAPNRISDNLPTPGDAGLLSTLEAACERVGAKHRRMASGAGHDTAWIAKVAPAAMIFVPCREGRSHSADEWADNDDIALGAAVLFEAVREMDKSLNQEKANGTHTG